One window of Lentisphaera araneosa HTCC2155 genomic DNA carries:
- a CDS encoding bifunctional aldolase/short-chain dehydrogenase: protein MKSLWNDQEAAKFADDDLAMRVYTSRLLGQSEDLVLHGGGNTSVKSTQKDIFGNEVEVLYIKGSGWDLKTIEKAGFSPERQKECLQLAAMPELSDVEMVKQLRLALLDPAAPNGSIETLVHACIPFKYVDHSHADAIVVVSNSDDYRDQLEDLFPELLILPYVMPGFDLAKQFDKVVKDGLLEGKKGVILIGHGLFTFADDAKESYELHIEAVDKAEKLILEKRQEARQESSAGELNLLELAKIRKTVSDLRGSAVTIKVNQSKEAVGFSNRSDVNSIATRGTLTPDHSIRTKRTPVIIGDDSTQALESFKADHEAYFARNAGAEHTILDPAPRWGVWKGQGILSFGVNTKEAGQISDIAGHTANGIQDAEALGGWSPVSEKDLFEIEYWELEQRKLKKGGSKPMLQGQVAIVTGAAAGIGRKCAEDLMSHGALVVGIDISPSIESFTSASSLGLVCDIGKEDQLKAVVEKTVATFGGLDLIICNAGIFTAGEYVEDLDSNKWDATLRINLTANQLLVKYAAPYLKLGIEPAVLFVGSRNVGAPGPGAAAYSVSKAGLTQLARVLSLELAPNGIRVNVIHPDAVFDTDLWTPEALARSAERYGMTIEEYKTRNLLKTEIKSANIAEMCTAMVGPLFSKTTGAQVPVDGGNDRII, encoded by the coding sequence ATGAAAAGTCTTTGGAACGATCAAGAAGCTGCAAAGTTTGCCGATGATGACCTAGCTATGCGAGTCTATACTTCGCGCCTTCTTGGGCAAAGCGAAGATCTCGTACTTCACGGAGGGGGTAATACCTCGGTGAAATCCACTCAAAAAGATATTTTTGGCAATGAAGTCGAAGTGCTCTATATCAAAGGCAGTGGCTGGGATCTCAAGACAATCGAGAAAGCCGGTTTTTCACCTGAACGTCAGAAAGAATGTTTACAGCTCGCGGCCATGCCTGAACTCAGTGATGTGGAAATGGTGAAGCAATTGCGTTTAGCTTTGCTTGATCCAGCTGCACCAAATGGTTCAATCGAAACTTTAGTGCATGCCTGTATCCCCTTTAAGTATGTGGATCACAGTCACGCTGATGCGATTGTTGTTGTCTCTAATAGCGATGATTATAGAGATCAACTCGAGGATTTATTCCCCGAACTCCTTATACTTCCCTATGTTATGCCAGGTTTTGATCTAGCTAAACAATTCGATAAGGTCGTTAAAGATGGACTTCTCGAAGGTAAAAAGGGTGTGATTCTCATTGGGCACGGACTCTTTACTTTTGCGGATGACGCAAAGGAATCTTACGAGTTGCATATCGAAGCCGTGGATAAAGCGGAAAAGCTTATTTTAGAAAAGCGTCAAGAGGCTCGACAGGAGTCATCTGCTGGCGAGCTCAACTTACTCGAATTAGCAAAAATTAGAAAAACAGTTTCCGATCTACGCGGTTCAGCTGTGACCATAAAAGTTAATCAATCTAAAGAAGCGGTCGGTTTCTCAAATCGTTCAGATGTGAATTCAATTGCGACACGTGGAACACTCACTCCTGATCATAGTATTCGCACCAAGCGTACACCAGTGATTATTGGTGATGATTCAACGCAGGCACTTGAAAGCTTTAAAGCTGATCACGAAGCTTACTTTGCTCGCAATGCGGGTGCAGAACACACCATCTTAGATCCAGCACCTCGTTGGGGCGTCTGGAAAGGTCAAGGTATCTTGAGTTTTGGCGTCAATACTAAAGAAGCGGGTCAGATTAGCGATATTGCCGGCCACACAGCCAATGGCATTCAAGATGCGGAAGCACTTGGTGGTTGGAGTCCCGTAAGCGAAAAAGATCTCTTCGAGATTGAGTACTGGGAACTCGAGCAACGCAAACTCAAAAAGGGTGGTTCTAAACCCATGCTTCAGGGTCAAGTTGCCATCGTAACGGGTGCCGCAGCAGGTATTGGCCGTAAATGTGCCGAAGACCTCATGAGTCATGGTGCTTTGGTTGTCGGCATTGATATTTCACCAAGTATTGAGTCATTCACGAGTGCAAGTTCACTTGGCCTCGTTTGTGATATTGGTAAGGAAGATCAACTCAAAGCGGTTGTGGAAAAAACTGTGGCCACTTTTGGCGGTCTCGATCTCATTATTTGCAACGCAGGTATTTTTACTGCGGGTGAATACGTCGAAGATCTTGATTCCAATAAATGGGATGCCACACTTCGTATCAACCTCACGGCGAATCAATTGCTCGTGAAATATGCCGCACCTTACTTAAAACTCGGTATTGAACCCGCAGTACTCTTTGTGGGATCACGCAATGTGGGGGCACCTGGACCAGGCGCAGCTGCTTACTCAGTTTCCAAAGCAGGTTTAACTCAATTAGCCCGCGTACTCTCACTTGAGTTAGCACCAAATGGTATTCGCGTCAACGTCATTCATCCCGATGCAGTTTTCGATACGGATCTGTGGACGCCAGAAGCCTTGGCTCGTTCAGCAGAGCGCTACGGCATGACGATTGAGGAATACAAAACTCGCAACCTACTCAAAACAGAAATCAAATCAGCCAACATTGCTGAAATGTGTACCGCCATGGTGGGACCACTCTTCAGTAAAACAACTGGAGCACAAGTTCCCGTTGATGGTGGTAACGATCGAATAATCTAA
- a CDS encoding sugar phosphate isomerase/epimerase family protein, with amino-acid sequence MSKIKIASEHYAWVMAGCINPDEPYTDKIGHMAKICGQAGFEGFEPIDKFMYSSYDGKVLQDEMNAADIELSSVVLLDDWLSPEETAAEREAADKLIDFLAEFFPNAVMMLCQMPTTRDEKDLIERQDNLISCINEISRRAVAKGIKCSYHPNSPEASIWRTQSDYDRLLPMLDAKVLGWTPDVGHMAYTGMDPVQMMRDHRAIINHVHYKDMHEDKSWALMGEGIIDFKTLTQDLVDTNYEGWIIVEDECERSVNEPDQVTLECGEYTKKVLEPISKG; translated from the coding sequence ATGAGCAAGATAAAAATAGCAAGCGAACATTACGCATGGGTTATGGCTGGTTGTATCAACCCAGATGAGCCTTATACGGATAAAATTGGTCACATGGCAAAGATTTGTGGTCAGGCAGGTTTCGAAGGTTTCGAGCCCATCGACAAATTTATGTACAGTTCCTATGATGGAAAAGTACTCCAAGACGAAATGAATGCTGCGGACATCGAACTTTCTTCAGTTGTACTTCTCGATGATTGGCTCAGCCCAGAGGAAACTGCTGCAGAAAGAGAAGCAGCTGATAAGCTCATTGACTTCCTCGCTGAATTTTTCCCAAATGCCGTCATGATGCTTTGTCAGATGCCCACAACACGTGATGAAAAAGATCTCATTGAGCGTCAAGATAACCTCATTTCTTGCATCAACGAAATTTCTCGTCGTGCAGTTGCCAAGGGCATTAAGTGTTCTTATCACCCGAATTCACCTGAAGCTTCAATCTGGCGTACTCAGTCGGATTACGACCGTCTTCTTCCTATGCTCGACGCAAAAGTTTTAGGCTGGACGCCTGATGTTGGCCACATGGCTTACACTGGTATGGATCCAGTGCAAATGATGCGCGACCACCGTGCAATCATCAATCACGTTCACTACAAAGATATGCACGAGGATAAGTCTTGGGCACTCATGGGCGAGGGTATCATTGATTTCAAAACTCTTACACAAGATCTCGTTGATACGAATTACGAAGGTTGGATCATTGTGGAAGATGAATGTGAGCGTTCTGTAAATGAACCGGATCAAGTGACTCTAGAATGTGGTGAGTACACCAAGAAGGTTCTAGAGCCTATTAGCAAAGGATAA
- a CDS encoding alpha/beta fold hydrolase has translation MSNDVKLAYEIRGEGEPLVLIMGLSARGAFWEDHVLEYEKHFKCIIVDNRGAGDSPKPEGPYTSRMMADDTAALIKELNLGKCHVAGISMGGIIAQELALAHPELIQSLVIISSWAKCDPYALQVFDHFKDMRKIANPADFMKLLQLWIFAPPFFTIPECQEALVEGQETAHENYMELHAFLAQADACMGHDAVDRVSALSQFPTLITVGDQDIFTPVKFSQQLNQLIEGSELKIYPGTGHAHHWEVLEDFNRDTTEFMLKHSLIRK, from the coding sequence ATGAGTAACGATGTGAAATTAGCCTATGAAATCCGTGGCGAAGGTGAGCCATTAGTCTTAATAATGGGGCTCAGCGCTCGTGGTGCTTTTTGGGAAGATCACGTACTTGAGTATGAGAAACATTTTAAATGTATCATCGTGGATAATCGCGGTGCGGGTGATTCGCCCAAACCAGAAGGTCCTTACACTAGCCGCATGATGGCAGATGATACAGCGGCTTTAATAAAAGAATTAAACTTAGGTAAATGTCATGTTGCTGGTATTTCTATGGGCGGCATCATTGCTCAGGAGTTAGCTCTAGCTCACCCAGAGTTGATCCAATCATTAGTGATTATTAGTAGCTGGGCCAAATGTGACCCTTATGCTTTACAGGTTTTCGACCACTTTAAAGATATGAGAAAGATTGCGAATCCCGCAGATTTCATGAAGCTTCTTCAGCTTTGGATTTTTGCCCCGCCTTTCTTTACTATACCTGAATGCCAGGAGGCACTTGTGGAAGGACAGGAAACGGCCCATGAAAACTACATGGAGCTTCACGCTTTCTTGGCACAAGCAGATGCTTGCATGGGGCACGATGCCGTCGATCGAGTTTCGGCTCTCAGCCAATTTCCCACACTTATCACAGTAGGTGATCAAGATATTTTTACACCGGTTAAATTTTCTCAGCAGCTTAATCAGCTTATTGAGGGCTCAGAACTGAAAATTTATCCAGGTACAGGTCACGCACACCACTGGGAAGTCCTCGAAGACTTCAATCGTGACACAACAGAATTTATGTTAAAACATTCATTAATAAGGAAATAA
- a CDS encoding helix-turn-helix domain-containing protein has protein sequence MNNNIVYLEGFYNENDCQTPSNLLTDQMDSFYFVKDLKGIFVCVDKSLLKHFHMQSSSDIIGKSDFDVQRHDLATKHREDDQIIIESGQTFPSKIELVGDGKGNVKWFQTTKAPLYNRKGEIIGVEGLSRDIKMTKESIEPYSEFKNTITYLQKNFKGSVNIKELAYQNAMSVSTFERKFKKHFACSPSQFIKKLRIDHACDLLNLNYDIAEIALKCGFCDQSYFSKEFKKVMKMTPRQFKVNCKN, from the coding sequence ATGAACAATAATATTGTTTACCTAGAAGGTTTTTATAATGAAAACGACTGCCAAACCCCGAGTAATCTATTAACTGACCAGATGGATTCCTTTTATTTCGTCAAGGATTTAAAAGGTATTTTTGTCTGTGTCGACAAAAGTCTTCTCAAGCACTTTCACATGCAATCAAGCAGCGACATCATTGGCAAGTCCGATTTCGATGTTCAACGTCATGACTTGGCCACTAAACATAGAGAAGATGACCAAATCATTATAGAAAGTGGACAAACTTTCCCGAGTAAAATTGAACTCGTTGGCGACGGCAAAGGCAATGTTAAATGGTTTCAAACAACCAAGGCTCCCCTATACAATAGAAAAGGCGAGATCATTGGCGTCGAGGGTCTATCTCGCGATATTAAGATGACAAAAGAAAGTATTGAGCCCTATAGTGAATTTAAAAATACGATTACTTATCTTCAGAAAAACTTTAAAGGTTCAGTAAACATCAAAGAACTTGCTTATCAAAACGCTATGAGTGTGAGTACCTTTGAGCGCAAATTCAAAAAACACTTTGCTTGCAGCCCCAGTCAGTTCATCAAAAAATTGCGTATTGATCACGCCTGTGACTTACTTAATTTAAACTACGATATAGCCGAAATTGCCCTCAAGTGCGGCTTCTGTGACCAGAGCTACTTCAGTAAAGAATTCAAAAAAGTCATGAAGATGACTCCAAGACAATTTAAGGTCAACTGTAAGAATTAG